One Chloroflexota bacterium genomic window, AGGAAAGAGTATGGATGACGTCATAGTGCAAGGAATATGTGTTGGAGGGGTGTATGCTCTAATTGCTCTGGGTTTCTCCGTGGTTTTCAAGTCTACTACGGTGATCAACCTGGCTTATGGCGGGCAGATACTCATCCTGGCTTACGCTCTCTATTGGCTTCTCGATTCTGTAAATATTCCCCTCGGGCTGGCTGTCTTTTTGCTCTTTCTCTTTGGGGCGGCCCTGGCTTTGCTCCTTGAGCAATCCATTATACGCCCTCTCTATGGGCGACCCCTGATATCCATACTGATAGCCACTCTGATGCTGTGGTTACTAATGAAGGGCCTTAGTATCATGGTATGGGGCGGGCAATCATACGGCTATCCTTTTACCCCCACGCGCTTGATACATCTGGGTCCTGTGAGCATTTCGCCGGCTCACCTCTATTGCTTGATAGCAGCGGCAGCGGTTTTCATCTTGCTACTCTTTTTCTTCAATTACACCAAGATCGGCCTGGCCCTAAGGGTAGTGGGATGGAATCGCACCGTGGCCCAGAGCCTGGGGATAAGAGTAAAACGGTTCGTCTCCATTTCCTGGGTCCTCGCCGGTATATTCTCTGCCTTGATCGCGATTTTGGTAGGCATGACGAACATGGTAACCCCGGAAATGGATTTCGTGGTACTAGGGAAGGGGTTCCCGGTACTGCTTCTTGGTGGGTTGTGGTCCACTCCTGGTTGTCTTCTGGGAGGGCTTATCATAGGTGTGGCAGAGGCACTATCATATTACTACGCTTCAGACTGGGGGCCGGTAGTCCCCTGGATGATTATGTTGGCCATCTTGCTGATTCGACCTTGGGGTCTCTTGGGCGAAAAGTTGCCTCTTAGGATATAGCGAATGGAACTCCCTTTTGGTGTCCGTAATACTTCTTTCGAACAAGAGTTGTCTATTGTCAGAACGAAAGCCCAGTGGACGCTGGTAACCCTAGGTTTAGTCTTCTTCTTCACTGTGTCCCTGTATCTGCCTGCGCATTGGCTGGTATGGTTCATTACCCTTGGCATTTATGCAGTCGCAGCTCTCGGTCTTCATGTTCTGCTCGGTCTTACTGGTCTGTTTTCTATGGGTCATGCTGCGGTCATGGCAGTGGGCGCTTACACTGCGGCCATCCTGGGTACTAAGTACGGAATCTCACCTCTGGTTACACTGCCTCTGTCTGGGATTATCGCTGGAATGATAGGGGCTTGTTTCGCTATACCTGCCCTCAGGATAAGAGGGTTCTACTTGGTAATGGTTACCATGGCCGCTCAGTTTATCATTACCTGGGCTATATTGAGGTTCAGCTGGACAGGGGGTGCCTCTGGTATGGAGGTGCCTGATTTAGTGATAGCTGGCGACAGAGTCGGTCATACAGGCTACTGGTGGCTAACGCTGGGCCTCTTAATAGGAGCGATAGTGCTCGTCAAAAACATTCACAGGACAAACACTGGAAGGCAGTTCCTTGCCGTGAGGGATAATGACATAGTTGCCGAGGTTATGGGAGTCAATCTTTTCCGTGCCAAACTGCTTGCCTTTTTCA contains:
- a CDS encoding branched-chain amino acid ABC transporter permease — encoded protein: MDDVIVQGICVGGVYALIALGFSVVFKSTTVINLAYGGQILILAYALYWLLDSVNIPLGLAVFLLFLFGAALALLLEQSIIRPLYGRPLISILIATLMLWLLMKGLSIMVWGGQSYGYPFTPTRLIHLGPVSISPAHLYCLIAAAAVFILLLFFFNYTKIGLALRVVGWNRTVAQSLGIRVKRFVSISWVLAGIFSALIAILVGMTNMVTPEMDFVVLGKGFPVLLLGGLWSTPGCLLGGLIIGVAEALSYYYASDWGPVVPWMIMLAILLIRPWGLLGEKLPLRI
- a CDS encoding branched-chain amino acid ABC transporter permease, whose protein sequence is MELPFGVRNTSFEQELSIVRTKAQWTLVTLGLVFFFTVSLYLPAHWLVWFITLGIYAVAALGLHVLLGLTGLFSMGHAAVMAVGAYTAAILGTKYGISPLVTLPLSGIIAGMIGACFAIPALRIRGFYLVMVTMAAQFIITWAILRFSWTGGASGMEVPDLVIAGDRVGHTGYWWLTLGLLIGAIVLVKNIHRTNTGRQFLAVRDNDIVAEVMGVNLFRAKLLAFFIGSFFAGVAGWLWAYFAGFVHADQFNFLLSMKFLAMLVVGGLGSTTGVILGCTAIMLTDKVTSDHLNPWLADLFPSLANQVAPAMAYIAFAALVLIFIIFEPRGLYYRLMRIRLWYNLYPFSY